In the Serinus canaria isolate serCan28SL12 chromosome 22, serCan2020, whole genome shotgun sequence genome, one interval contains:
- the LSM1 gene encoding U6 snRNA-associated Sm-like protein LSm1: MNYMPGTASLIQDIDKKHLVLLRDGRTLIGYLRSIDQFANLVLHQTVERIHVGKKYGDIPRGIFVVRGENVVLLGEIDLEKESDTPLQQVSIEEILEEQRVEQQAKQESEKLKVQALKERGLSVPRADTLDEY, from the exons ATGAACTACATGCCTGGCACGGCCAGCCTGATCCAGGACATCGACA AGAAGCACCTGGTGCTGCTGCGGGACGGCCGGACGCTCATCGGGTACCTGCGCAGCATCGACCAGTTCG CAAACTTGGTGTTGCACCAGACTGTGGAGCGCATCCACGTGGGCAAGAAGTATGGGGACATCCCTCGGGGCATCTTCGTGGTGAGGGGCGAAaatgtggtgctgctgggggaaatT GACCTGGAGAAGGAGAGCGACACACCTCTGCAGCAGGTGTCCATCGAGGAGATCCTGGAGGAGCAGCGGGTGGAGCAGCAGGCCAAGCAGGAGTCAGAGAAGCTGAAGGTGCAGGCACTGAAGGAGCGGGGCCTCTCGGTGCCACGGGCTGACACGCTGGATGAGTACTGA
- the BAG4 gene encoding BAG family molecular chaperone regulator 4 isoform X2: MGWIQAMDSPYANGAYSPPYLHYASLPQARGFYCSGPPRSPYPPEPPGLYRPPSPAPAWSYVPPECPPEGSALRRQQVPGYSPPQTPGMPMPQYPYGDSSAGVTGQGPVPQPRALEDTWGPHSGFGVQPRYAWPASGHGSLYVSDSHHPWNGSGAPSHPPSWESQGQDSVYDRPEQSPGQHSYYSDGNQRHSGPVNEHRVAKPAPSQPRVQYSAQPQLYDLAPRKPVARSQELGFKPADQPATHPAALQLEIQRILHVMGEAEQLEEEVDEFVGKKTDKSYRLLEEMLTKLLLELDSIETGGQDSVRQARKESVHRIQAILEKLERKGL, translated from the exons ATGGGATGGATCCAG GCAATGGATTCTCCCTATGCCAACGGAGCCTACAGCCCCCCGTACCTGCACTACGCCAGCCTGCCCCAGGCACGGGGCTTCTACTGCTCGGGGCCCCCACGCAGCCCCTACCCCCCGGAGCCCCCGGGCCTCTACCGGCCCCCATCGCCCGCTCCCGCCTGGAGCTACGTCCCCCCGGAGTGTCCCCCCGAGGGCTCGGCCCTCCGCAGGCAGCAGGTCCCCGGCTACTCCCCACCACAG acCCCGGGGATGCCGATGCCGCAGTATCCCTACGGAGACAGCAGCGCGGGGGTGACGGGGCAGGgcccagtgccacagcccagagccctggaggACACCTGGGGTCCCCACTCTGGCTTTGGGGTGCAGCCTCGCTACGCCTGGCCCGCCTCGGGGCACGGCAGCCTCTACGTCTCGGATTCACACCACCCCTGGAATGGCAGCGGggctccttcccaccctccctcctGGGAGTCACAGGGACAG GACTCTGTCTACGACAGACCTGAGCAAAGCCCCGGCCAACACAGTTACTATTCTGATGGCAACCAGCGGCACTCAGGGCCAGTGAACGAGCACAGGGTGGCCAAGCCTGCCCCATCCCAACCCCGGGTGCAGTacagtgcccagccccagctctaCGACCTCGCCCCACGGAAACCCGTGgccaggagccaggagctgggcttcaAACCTGCTGACCAGCCTGCCACgcaccctgcagccctgcagctggagattCAGAGGATCCTCCATGTGATGGGGGAGGCTGAACAGCTGGAGGAAGAGGTGGATGAGTTTGTAGGGAAAAAGACAGATAAATCCTACcggctgctggaggagatgttgaccaagctgctgctggagctggattcCATTGAGACTGGGGGCCAGGACAGTGTCCGGCAGGCCAGGAAAGAGTCCGTCCACAGAATTCAGGCCATACtggaaaaactggaaagaaaggGATTGTGA
- the STAR gene encoding steroidogenic acute regulatory protein, mitochondrial, whose protein sequence is MLPATSKLCAAISYRHLRNMTGLRRQAAVAISQELSRLASHSPGPSTWIHQVRRRSSLLSSRLEEKPFSEMEMSYIKQGEEALQKSLRILEDQDDWKTETVAGNGDKVLSKVLPDVGKVFRLEVVVDQPLDTVYGELVDNMEQMGDWNPNVKEVRILEKIGKDTVITHEKAAATPGNIVGPRDFVSVRCSRRRGSTCVLAGMSTTYGAMPEQEGFIRAENGPTCMVLRPLPGSPSQTRLTWLLSIDLKGWLPKTIINQVLSQTQVDFAKHLRQRLARPVPVAC, encoded by the exons ATGCTGCCAGCCACGTCCAAGCTCTGCGCCGCCATCTCCTACCGCCACCTGCGCAACATGACCG GTCTGAGGAGACAAGCTGCCGTGGCCatcagccaggagctgagcaggctggccagccacagcccaggaCCCAGCACCTGGATCCACCAGGTGCGCAGGAGAAGCTCCTTGCTCA GCTCAAGGCTGGAGGAGAAACCCTTCAGCGAGATGGAAATGTCTTACATCAAGCAAGGAGAGGAGGCCCTGCAGAAATCCCTCAGAATCCTGGAGGACCAGGACGACTGGAAGACAGAGACAGTGGCG GGTAACGGGGATAAAGTGCTGAGCAAGGTGCTACCAGACGTGGGCAAGGTGTTCCGGCTGGAGGTGGTGGTGGACCAGCCCCTGGACACGGTGTACGGAGAGCTGGTGGACAACATGGAGCAGATGGGAGACTGGAACCCCAACGTCAAAGAAGTCAGG ATCCTGGAGAAGATTGGGAAGGACACGGTGATCACCCACGAGAAAGCGGCCGCGACCCCCGGGAACATCGTGGGGCCTCGGGACTTTGTGAGCGTGCGGTGCTCCAGGAGACGCGGCTCCAcctgtgtcctggcagggaTGTCCACCACCTACGGGGCCATGCCTGAGCAGGAGGGCTTCATAAG GGCTGAGAATGGTCCCACCTGCATGGTCCTGCGCCCGCTGCCCGGCAGCCCCTCCCAGACCAGGCTCACCTGGCTGCTCAGCATCGACCTCAAG gggtGGCTGCCCAAGACCATCATCAACCAGGTCCTGTCCCAGACACAGGTGGACTTCGCCAAACACCTGCGGCAGCGCCTGGCCCGGCCGGTGCCTGTGGCCTGCTGA
- the BAG4 gene encoding BAG family molecular chaperone regulator 4 isoform X3 has protein sequence MDSPYANGAYSPPYLHYASLPQARGFYCSGPPRSPYPPEPPGLYRPPSPAPAWSYVPPECPPEGSALRRQQVPGYSPPQTPGMPMPQYPYGDSSAGVTGQGPVPQPRALEDTWGPHSGFGVQPRYAWPASGHGSLYVSDSHHPWNGSGAPSHPPSWESQGQDSVYDRPEQSPGQHSYYSDGNQRHSGPVNEHRVAKPAPSQPRVQYSAQPQLYDLAPRKPVARSQELGFKPADQPATHPAALQLEIQRILHVMGEAEQLEEEVDEFVGKKTDKSYRLLEEMLTKLLLELDSIETGGQDSVRQARKESVHRIQAILEKLERKGL, from the exons ATGGATTCTCCCTATGCCAACGGAGCCTACAGCCCCCCGTACCTGCACTACGCCAGCCTGCCCCAGGCACGGGGCTTCTACTGCTCGGGGCCCCCACGCAGCCCCTACCCCCCGGAGCCCCCGGGCCTCTACCGGCCCCCATCGCCCGCTCCCGCCTGGAGCTACGTCCCCCCGGAGTGTCCCCCCGAGGGCTCGGCCCTCCGCAGGCAGCAGGTCCCCGGCTACTCCCCACCACAG acCCCGGGGATGCCGATGCCGCAGTATCCCTACGGAGACAGCAGCGCGGGGGTGACGGGGCAGGgcccagtgccacagcccagagccctggaggACACCTGGGGTCCCCACTCTGGCTTTGGGGTGCAGCCTCGCTACGCCTGGCCCGCCTCGGGGCACGGCAGCCTCTACGTCTCGGATTCACACCACCCCTGGAATGGCAGCGGggctccttcccaccctccctcctGGGAGTCACAGGGACAG GACTCTGTCTACGACAGACCTGAGCAAAGCCCCGGCCAACACAGTTACTATTCTGATGGCAACCAGCGGCACTCAGGGCCAGTGAACGAGCACAGGGTGGCCAAGCCTGCCCCATCCCAACCCCGGGTGCAGTacagtgcccagccccagctctaCGACCTCGCCCCACGGAAACCCGTGgccaggagccaggagctgggcttcaAACCTGCTGACCAGCCTGCCACgcaccctgcagccctgcagctggagattCAGAGGATCCTCCATGTGATGGGGGAGGCTGAACAGCTGGAGGAAGAGGTGGATGAGTTTGTAGGGAAAAAGACAGATAAATCCTACcggctgctggaggagatgttgaccaagctgctgctggagctggattcCATTGAGACTGGGGGCCAGGACAGTGTCCGGCAGGCCAGGAAAGAGTCCGTCCACAGAATTCAGGCCATACtggaaaaactggaaagaaaggGATTGTGA
- the BAG4 gene encoding BAG family molecular chaperone regulator 4 isoform X1: MEPRTAGPGPPAAAAQAMDSPYANGAYSPPYLHYASLPQARGFYCSGPPRSPYPPEPPGLYRPPSPAPAWSYVPPECPPEGSALRRQQVPGYSPPQTPGMPMPQYPYGDSSAGVTGQGPVPQPRALEDTWGPHSGFGVQPRYAWPASGHGSLYVSDSHHPWNGSGAPSHPPSWESQGQDSVYDRPEQSPGQHSYYSDGNQRHSGPVNEHRVAKPAPSQPRVQYSAQPQLYDLAPRKPVARSQELGFKPADQPATHPAALQLEIQRILHVMGEAEQLEEEVDEFVGKKTDKSYRLLEEMLTKLLLELDSIETGGQDSVRQARKESVHRIQAILEKLERKGL; this comes from the exons ATGGAGCCCCGcacggccgggccgggcccgcccgcGGCGGCCGCGCAG GCAATGGATTCTCCCTATGCCAACGGAGCCTACAGCCCCCCGTACCTGCACTACGCCAGCCTGCCCCAGGCACGGGGCTTCTACTGCTCGGGGCCCCCACGCAGCCCCTACCCCCCGGAGCCCCCGGGCCTCTACCGGCCCCCATCGCCCGCTCCCGCCTGGAGCTACGTCCCCCCGGAGTGTCCCCCCGAGGGCTCGGCCCTCCGCAGGCAGCAGGTCCCCGGCTACTCCCCACCACAG acCCCGGGGATGCCGATGCCGCAGTATCCCTACGGAGACAGCAGCGCGGGGGTGACGGGGCAGGgcccagtgccacagcccagagccctggaggACACCTGGGGTCCCCACTCTGGCTTTGGGGTGCAGCCTCGCTACGCCTGGCCCGCCTCGGGGCACGGCAGCCTCTACGTCTCGGATTCACACCACCCCTGGAATGGCAGCGGggctccttcccaccctccctcctGGGAGTCACAGGGACAG GACTCTGTCTACGACAGACCTGAGCAAAGCCCCGGCCAACACAGTTACTATTCTGATGGCAACCAGCGGCACTCAGGGCCAGTGAACGAGCACAGGGTGGCCAAGCCTGCCCCATCCCAACCCCGGGTGCAGTacagtgcccagccccagctctaCGACCTCGCCCCACGGAAACCCGTGgccaggagccaggagctgggcttcaAACCTGCTGACCAGCCTGCCACgcaccctgcagccctgcagctggagattCAGAGGATCCTCCATGTGATGGGGGAGGCTGAACAGCTGGAGGAAGAGGTGGATGAGTTTGTAGGGAAAAAGACAGATAAATCCTACcggctgctggaggagatgttgaccaagctgctgctggagctggattcCATTGAGACTGGGGGCCAGGACAGTGTCCGGCAGGCCAGGAAAGAGTCCGTCCACAGAATTCAGGCCATACtggaaaaactggaaagaaaggGATTGTGA